One window of Mangrovibacterium diazotrophicum genomic DNA carries:
- a CDS encoding NADP-dependent isocitrate dehydrogenase, whose translation MNKIKVANPVVELDGDEMTRVIWSFIKEKLIFPYLDIDIKYFDLGMEHRDATDDQVTIDAANAIKKYGVGVKCATITPDEARVTEFGLKKMWKSPNGTIRNILDGTVFREPIIISNIPRLVPGWKKPICIGRHAFGDQYRATDFTTKGKGKLTITFTPEDGSEEQSFEVYDFQGDGVAMAMYNTDKSIIGFARACMNQALDKGWPLYMSTKNTILKKYDGRFKDLFQQVYEEEFADKFKAAGITYEHRLIDDMVAAAMKWEGGFVWACKNYDGDVQSDTVAQGFGSLGLMTSTLVTPDGQTMEAEAAHGTVTRHYRQHQKGNPTSTNPIASIFAWTRGLAFRGKLDNNEELINFAKALEQVCIETVESGKMTKDLALIIHEKDLKSEHYLTTEDFLSAIDQNLQSKLAAN comes from the coding sequence ATGAACAAAATCAAAGTTGCCAATCCAGTTGTTGAATTGGATGGAGATGAAATGACCCGGGTTATTTGGTCATTTATTAAAGAAAAACTGATTTTCCCTTACCTCGACATCGACATCAAGTATTTCGATTTGGGGATGGAACACCGCGACGCTACGGACGACCAGGTGACCATTGATGCTGCCAATGCCATTAAAAAATACGGCGTTGGAGTAAAATGTGCAACCATTACGCCTGACGAAGCTCGTGTAACAGAATTTGGTTTGAAAAAAATGTGGAAATCGCCAAACGGTACCATCCGTAACATTTTGGATGGTACGGTATTCCGCGAACCCATTATCATTAGCAATATTCCACGATTGGTTCCGGGCTGGAAGAAGCCGATTTGCATCGGCCGTCACGCCTTCGGAGACCAGTATCGTGCAACCGATTTCACAACAAAAGGAAAAGGTAAACTGACCATCACCTTCACACCGGAAGACGGCAGCGAAGAGCAATCATTTGAAGTTTATGACTTTCAGGGTGACGGCGTTGCCATGGCCATGTACAACACCGACAAATCAATTATTGGTTTTGCCCGTGCTTGTATGAACCAGGCTTTGGACAAAGGCTGGCCACTGTACATGTCTACCAAAAACACCATTCTGAAGAAATACGATGGTCGTTTCAAAGACCTTTTTCAACAAGTTTACGAAGAAGAATTTGCCGACAAATTTAAAGCAGCCGGAATTACTTACGAGCACCGTTTGATCGACGACATGGTAGCTGCTGCCATGAAATGGGAAGGTGGCTTTGTTTGGGCTTGTAAAAATTACGATGGCGACGTTCAATCGGACACTGTTGCTCAGGGATTCGGTTCTTTGGGATTGATGACTTCAACCCTGGTTACGCCTGATGGCCAAACCATGGAAGCAGAAGCTGCTCACGGAACGGTGACCCGTCACTATCGCCAACACCAGAAAGGTAATCCAACCTCTACAAACCCCATTGCTTCTATTTTTGCATGGACCAGAGGTTTGGCTTTCCGTGGTAAACTGGACAACAACGAAGAGCTGATCAACTTCGCAAAGGCACTTGAACAAGTTTGCATCGAAACAGTTGAAAGTGGCAAAATGACCAAGGATCTTGCCCTGATCATTCACGAAAAAGATCTCAAATCAGAGCACTACCTGACAACAGAAGATTTCCTGAGTGCTATTGATCAAAACTTACAATCGAAACTCGCCGCAAATTAG
- the icd gene encoding NADP-dependent isocitrate dehydrogenase: MEEIITRLDGKLIVPDHPVIPFIEGDGIGKDISIPCQKVIDAAVAKAYGGKRQIVWKEVLAGKKAFEQTGSYLPEETMEDFKKYLVGIKGPLETPVGGGIRSLNVALRQTLDLYVCLRPVRWFKGVPSPIRYPSMVDMHIFRENTEDIYAGIEFMTGEEKTKKFLDFLQNEMGIKTQIRFPESSSFGVKPVSKDGSERLIRAAIEYAIERKLPSVTLVHKGNIMKFTEGAFKNYGYDLAENEFADQVFTWRQYQKIEKGKGQLDAKKALEQAESGGKVIIKDVITDAFLQESLLHPFDHSVIATLNLNGDYVSDQLAAMVGGIGISPGANINYNSGYAIFEATHGTAPNIVGTGKANPSSLILSGVMMLEYMGWDEAAEHVFDAMEHAFAKRRVTSDLHAMMEGATLLSTSEFAEEVIRNIH; the protein is encoded by the coding sequence ATGGAAGAAATTATAACGCGCTTAGACGGAAAACTCATTGTCCCTGACCATCCCGTCATCCCTTTTATCGAGGGTGACGGAATTGGGAAAGATATTTCGATCCCCTGTCAGAAGGTCATTGATGCTGCCGTGGCAAAAGCATATGGCGGGAAACGCCAAATTGTGTGGAAAGAGGTTTTAGCTGGTAAAAAAGCGTTTGAACAAACCGGTTCCTACCTGCCCGAAGAAACCATGGAAGACTTCAAGAAATACCTTGTTGGTATTAAAGGTCCATTGGAAACTCCGGTTGGTGGTGGTATCCGTTCGTTGAACGTGGCACTGCGCCAAACCCTCGATTTGTATGTTTGCCTGCGTCCGGTACGTTGGTTCAAGGGAGTTCCCTCCCCGATCCGCTACCCCTCGATGGTTGACATGCACATCTTCCGCGAAAACACCGAAGATATTTACGCTGGTATCGAATTCATGACCGGGGAGGAAAAGACGAAGAAGTTTTTGGACTTCCTGCAGAATGAAATGGGCATTAAAACCCAGATTCGTTTCCCCGAGAGCTCTTCGTTCGGTGTAAAACCGGTTTCAAAGGACGGATCAGAACGTTTGATCCGTGCCGCAATCGAATATGCTATCGAACGCAAACTGCCTTCTGTAACACTTGTTCACAAAGGAAACATCATGAAGTTTACCGAAGGAGCGTTCAAAAACTACGGGTACGACTTAGCAGAAAATGAATTTGCCGATCAGGTTTTCACCTGGCGTCAATATCAAAAAATAGAGAAGGGAAAAGGACAGCTGGACGCGAAAAAAGCATTGGAACAGGCCGAAAGTGGCGGTAAAGTGATTATTAAAGATGTGATTACCGATGCCTTTTTACAGGAAAGTCTGCTACATCCTTTTGATCATTCAGTGATTGCAACACTGAATTTGAATGGGGATTATGTTTCTGATCAGTTAGCTGCCATGGTTGGTGGTATCGGCATCTCGCCGGGAGCCAACATCAATTACAATAGTGGTTATGCCATCTTCGAAGCAACTCACGGAACAGCTCCGAACATTGTCGGAACCGGAAAAGCGAATCCAAGTTCGTTAATTCTTTCCGGGGTGATGATGTTGGAGTACATGGGATGGGACGAAGCCGCTGAACATGTATTTGATGCCATGGAACATGCGTTTGCGAAACGTCGTGTTACTTCTGACCTGCATGCGATGATGGAAGGAGCAACACTGCTTTCAACATCTGAGTTTGCGGAAGAAGTCATCAGAAACATACATTAA
- a CDS encoding aconitate hydratase: MFDLDLIKKTYGNFGPRIELAKEVLKKPLTLAEKILYAHLYEPEKVENFKRGVNYVDFAPDRVAMQDATAQMALLQFMNAGKPQTAVPSTVHCDHLIQASVGGTPDLKFALENNKEVFNFLESVSNKYGIGFWKPGAGIIHQVVLENYAFPGGMMIGTDSHTVNAGGLGMIAIGVGGADAVDVMAGMAWELKFPKLIGVKLTGKLSGWTAPKDIILKVAGLLTVKGGTGCIVEYFGEGAQSLSATGKGTICNMGAEIGATTSTFGYDESMERYLRATGRAEVAELANGIKEHLTADAEVYAEPEKYFDQLIEINLDELEPHLNGPFTPDRATPISKMAEEAKANGWPTKVEVGLIGSCTNSSYEDISRAASLAVQAVDKKLKTKAQFTITPGSEQVRYTIERDGFIDIFDKIGASVFANACGPCIGQWARPGADKGEKNTIVHSFNRNFSKRADGNPNTFAFVGSPELVTALAIAGDLTFNPLKDTLTNEAGQQVKLDPPTGHELPSKGFAVEDAGYQAPAADGSSVNVVVAPDSNRLQLLSAFQAWDGKNITGAKLLIKAEGKCTTDHISMAGPWLRFRGHLDNISNNMLIGAVNAFGGATNKVKNQLNGEFDEVPKVARAYKAAGIPSIVVGDHNYGEGSSREHAAMEPRHLGVKAVLVKSFARIHETNLKKQGMLGLTFADEADYDKIQEDDVFNFLDLTDFAPGKPLTIEVVHADGSKDTIKVNHTYNEQQIEWFKAGSALNLIAQQNKN, encoded by the coding sequence ATGTTTGATCTTGATTTAATCAAAAAAACCTACGGGAACTTTGGCCCCCGTATAGAACTGGCCAAAGAAGTTTTGAAAAAGCCGCTGACTTTAGCCGAGAAGATTTTGTACGCTCACTTATATGAGCCAGAGAAAGTTGAGAACTTCAAACGTGGAGTTAACTACGTAGACTTTGCTCCGGACCGTGTAGCCATGCAGGATGCCACTGCACAGATGGCTTTATTGCAATTTATGAACGCCGGCAAACCCCAAACGGCGGTTCCTTCAACCGTTCACTGCGACCACTTGATTCAGGCCAGTGTTGGTGGAACTCCTGACTTGAAATTTGCCCTCGAAAACAACAAGGAAGTATTCAATTTCCTTGAATCAGTATCAAACAAATACGGAATTGGATTCTGGAAGCCGGGTGCTGGTATTATTCACCAGGTTGTTTTGGAAAACTACGCATTCCCTGGCGGTATGATGATCGGTACCGACTCGCATACGGTAAACGCCGGTGGTTTGGGAATGATCGCCATTGGTGTTGGAGGTGCCGACGCTGTTGATGTCATGGCCGGAATGGCTTGGGAATTGAAATTCCCGAAACTGATTGGTGTTAAACTGACAGGAAAACTGAGCGGCTGGACTGCTCCAAAAGATATTATTTTGAAAGTGGCCGGTTTGTTGACCGTAAAAGGTGGTACCGGCTGTATTGTTGAATATTTTGGTGAAGGTGCGCAATCACTTTCAGCAACCGGTAAAGGAACAATCTGTAACATGGGGGCTGAAATCGGTGCCACAACTTCAACCTTCGGCTACGACGAGTCGATGGAACGCTACCTGCGTGCGACGGGCCGTGCTGAAGTTGCCGAATTGGCAAACGGCATCAAAGAACATTTAACTGCTGACGCGGAAGTTTATGCTGAGCCTGAAAAATATTTCGATCAATTAATTGAGATCAACCTGGACGAACTCGAACCACACTTGAACGGGCCTTTCACTCCAGACCGCGCCACACCGATTTCAAAAATGGCAGAGGAAGCCAAAGCAAATGGCTGGCCAACAAAAGTTGAAGTTGGTTTGATTGGTTCATGTACAAACTCGTCTTACGAAGATATTTCACGTGCTGCCTCGTTGGCTGTTCAAGCTGTTGATAAGAAATTGAAAACAAAAGCACAATTCACCATCACACCGGGATCGGAGCAAGTGCGTTACACGATTGAACGCGACGGGTTCATCGATATTTTCGATAAAATTGGAGCAAGTGTGTTTGCAAACGCCTGCGGTCCTTGTATCGGTCAATGGGCGCGTCCAGGTGCCGACAAAGGTGAGAAAAACACCATTGTACACTCGTTCAACCGTAACTTCTCGAAACGTGCGGATGGCAATCCAAATACGTTTGCATTTGTAGGTTCTCCCGAATTGGTGACAGCATTGGCTATTGCCGGCGATTTGACGTTCAACCCATTGAAAGACACGTTGACCAATGAAGCTGGCCAACAAGTGAAACTGGATCCTCCAACTGGCCATGAATTGCCATCAAAAGGATTTGCAGTAGAAGATGCCGGTTATCAAGCTCCTGCTGCCGATGGTTCTTCTGTTAATGTTGTGGTTGCTCCGGATTCAAACCGTTTGCAGTTGTTATCTGCGTTCCAGGCTTGGGACGGTAAAAACATTACAGGTGCAAAATTGCTGATTAAAGCTGAAGGGAAATGTACTACCGACCACATTTCAATGGCTGGTCCCTGGTTGCGTTTCCGCGGTCACTTAGACAACATCTCGAACAACATGTTGATTGGTGCGGTGAATGCATTTGGTGGTGCGACCAACAAAGTTAAAAACCAACTGAATGGCGAATTCGACGAAGTGCCTAAAGTTGCTCGTGCATATAAAGCTGCAGGAATCCCGTCAATCGTTGTGGGTGACCATAACTACGGCGAAGGATCTTCACGCGAACACGCTGCGATGGAACCTCGACACCTGGGAGTGAAAGCCGTTTTGGTAAAATCATTTGCCCGTATTCACGAAACAAACCTCAAAAAGCAAGGTATGCTGGGCTTGACGTTTGCCGACGAAGCCGATTACGATAAAATTCAGGAAGACGATGTGTTTAATTTCCTGGATCTGACTGATTTTGCTCCGGGTAAACCATTGACCATTGAAGTGGTTCATGCTGACGGCTCCAAAGACACAATCAAAGTAAATCATACCTACAACGAACAACAAATTGAGTGGTTTAAAGCTGGTTCTGCCTTGAATTTGATCGCTCAGCAAAATAAGAATTAA
- the rsmD gene encoding 16S rRNA (guanine(966)-N(2))-methyltransferase RsmD produces MRIVGGQYKGRLFNPGKSFKARPTTDMAKESLFNILQNQIDFEDIKVLDLFSGTGSISFEFASRGCTDITSVELNFQHHRFIKEVIEKLGEKSIKAIKANAFQYAEKSDQCFDLIFADPPYDHKQFAQVPDLVLSGHLLKDTGLFILEHSKNYDFSSRPEFIEIRNYGSVHFSFFRKLISGQE; encoded by the coding sequence ATGAGAATTGTTGGTGGCCAATATAAAGGCAGACTCTTCAACCCCGGCAAAAGCTTCAAGGCTCGCCCAACCACAGATATGGCCAAAGAAAGCCTGTTCAATATCTTGCAAAACCAGATTGATTTTGAAGACATCAAGGTATTGGATTTATTCTCCGGAACCGGAAGTATTTCCTTCGAATTTGCTTCGCGTGGTTGCACCGACATCACTTCTGTAGAATTGAATTTTCAGCACCACCGCTTCATCAAAGAAGTGATTGAAAAGCTGGGCGAGAAAAGCATCAAGGCGATTAAAGCGAACGCCTTTCAATACGCGGAGAAATCAGATCAATGTTTCGACCTGATTTTTGCTGATCCGCCATACGACCACAAACAATTTGCACAGGTTCCGGATTTGGTCCTTTCAGGTCATCTTTTGAAAGACACCGGACTCTTCATATTAGAGCATTCAAAAAATTACGATTTCTCGTCTCGCCCCGAGTTTATTGAGATTCGCAACTACGGTAGCGTGCACTTTTCCTTCTTTCGCAAGCTAATTTCCGGGCAAGAATAA
- a CDS encoding DUF3822 family protein — protein sequence MQKISLVDETFDLNFTLEYKLSIQLSLDGFSFSILDTIQNKVIYLYHQELFETEPDFLLKRLKSIYEESDLLHLAFKKTCVIFAVPNRTTLVPDEIYQSQNTADYLKGTMMPAEGATVKATFISPVKYWAVYEIPQMVYRFLEEKHPGAKFMSDLNLSLPRVAGTKNLLKVTVLKKHLIVSGIDELGLHFHNSFFYDGENDVMFYILGSIKASASEPQTILLDGMVNKHATIYHRLKQYFTDVEIASNPKNIHYSYLFDKLPDARFVNLFNSFS from the coding sequence ATGCAAAAAATATCGCTGGTTGACGAAACTTTCGATTTAAATTTCACCCTAGAATACAAGCTATCCATCCAGCTCAGCCTGGATGGATTTTCTTTTTCTATACTCGACACAATCCAGAACAAGGTCATCTACCTTTATCACCAGGAACTGTTCGAGACGGAACCGGATTTCTTGTTAAAACGTTTGAAATCCATTTACGAAGAGTCGGATTTGCTTCATCTGGCATTCAAGAAGACATGTGTCATCTTTGCTGTTCCCAACCGTACCACATTGGTTCCCGACGAAATTTATCAGTCGCAAAATACAGCTGACTATTTAAAAGGAACAATGATGCCCGCAGAGGGAGCGACCGTAAAAGCAACGTTCATTTCACCTGTTAAATATTGGGCCGTTTATGAAATTCCGCAAATGGTTTACCGCTTTCTGGAAGAAAAGCATCCCGGAGCCAAGTTCATGAGCGACCTGAACCTGTCGTTGCCCAGGGTGGCAGGCACAAAGAACCTGCTAAAGGTAACCGTGCTAAAAAAGCATCTGATTGTTTCCGGAATCGACGAACTGGGACTCCATTTCCACAACAGCTTTTTCTACGATGGCGAGAATGATGTGATGTTTTATATTTTGGGAAGTATCAAAGCGTCTGCATCCGAACCGCAAACGATTTTGTTGGATGGTATGGTCAACAAACATGCGACAATTTACCATCGACTGAAGCAGTATTTTACGGATGTTGAAATTGCGTCGAACCCAAAAAACATCCATTACAGTTACCTGTTCGACAAATTGCCCGACGCCCGTTTTGTAAACCTCTTTAATAGTTTTTCATGA
- a CDS encoding ATP-dependent DNA helicase has translation MLKKHLENQLVDNLGFPPTEGQKYLAERLADFITTQEQDIVFLLKGYAGTGKTSMVSALVKTLASYKIQTVLLAPTGRAAKVLSTYTGKSAFTIHKRIYRQQSSSDGMGRFVLDKNLLKNCFFLVDEASMISNSSLDGSVFGTGRLLDDLYEFVYSGHNCKLMLIGDTAQLPPVGMEISPALDAEELQMYGVEVDEVELTDVVRQEMDSGILYNATALREMIGEDDFWGDYFPIELDGFTDIQRIGGGDLIEKISECYDRHGEQQTMVITRSNKRANKFNQGIRSTILYKDSEITVGDLLMVVKNNYFWLADDERLDFIANGDIVEVKSIRKYEELYGYRFADVSLRFIDYDDLEIDCKIFLDTLNIETASFGSEDNQKLFHAVAEDYMDIRSKKKRWEKIKENPHFNALQVKFAYAVTCHKAQGGQWDAVFIDQGYLVEDMLNKEFLRWLYTAFTRPVKELYLVNFNKEFFGE, from the coding sequence ATGTTAAAAAAACACTTAGAGAATCAATTGGTCGATAATTTGGGCTTTCCGCCGACAGAAGGACAAAAATATTTGGCCGAAAGACTCGCTGATTTTATCACCACACAGGAGCAGGATATTGTATTTTTACTGAAAGGATATGCCGGTACCGGTAAGACCAGTATGGTGAGCGCGTTAGTTAAAACGCTGGCTTCCTACAAGATTCAAACGGTGTTGTTAGCGCCGACCGGCAGGGCTGCAAAAGTCCTTTCAACCTACACCGGGAAAAGTGCTTTTACCATTCACAAACGTATCTATCGCCAGCAATCTTCGTCGGACGGAATGGGGCGTTTTGTGCTCGACAAAAATCTGTTAAAAAATTGTTTCTTTCTTGTCGATGAAGCGTCGATGATCTCGAATTCATCACTGGATGGATCGGTTTTCGGAACCGGACGCTTACTGGACGACCTGTACGAGTTTGTGTATTCCGGACATAATTGCAAGTTGATGCTAATTGGAGATACGGCACAGTTGCCTCCTGTAGGGATGGAAATCAGCCCTGCTTTGGACGCGGAAGAGTTGCAAATGTATGGTGTGGAAGTGGACGAAGTTGAGCTCACAGACGTGGTTCGGCAGGAAATGGACTCGGGTATTCTTTACAATGCGACAGCTTTGCGGGAAATGATCGGCGAAGATGATTTCTGGGGCGACTATTTCCCAATCGAGCTGGACGGTTTTACAGATATTCAGCGAATAGGAGGGGGCGATTTAATTGAGAAGATTTCGGAATGTTACGATCGGCATGGTGAACAGCAAACAATGGTGATCACGCGTTCGAACAAGCGTGCCAATAAATTTAACCAGGGAATTCGCTCTACCATATTATATAAGGACTCGGAAATAACAGTTGGCGATTTGCTGATGGTTGTGAAGAACAACTATTTCTGGTTGGCCGATGATGAGCGCCTTGATTTTATTGCAAACGGTGATATTGTTGAAGTGAAGTCGATCCGGAAATACGAGGAGCTTTACGGATACCGGTTTGCAGATGTGAGCCTGCGATTTATCGATTACGATGACCTGGAGATCGACTGCAAAATTTTCCTGGACACCTTAAATATTGAAACGGCCAGCTTTGGCTCGGAAGATAATCAAAAGCTTTTTCATGCGGTGGCCGAGGATTATATGGATATTCGCAGTAAAAAGAAGCGATGGGAGAAGATTAAGGAGAATCCTCATTTCAACGCACTGCAGGTGAAGTTTGCTTATGCTGTTACCTGCCACAAAGCGCAGGGCGGACAATGGGACGCCGTGTTTATCGATCAGGGCTATTTAGTCGAGGACATGTTGAACAAAGAATTTCTGCGTTGGCTGTACACCGCTTTTACCCGCCCGGTGAAAGAACTTTACCTTGTCAACTTCAATAAGGAGTTTTTCGGAGAATAG
- a CDS encoding citrate (Si)-synthase: MEYIKNRFYEKTSKCITEYQKLKAEHGDKVLANVTIGQVLTGMKGIPALITDTSKLDANEGIRFRGFTLGELRAKLPRLDPQGEPLPEGLFYLMLLGEIPEDEDVANLSKDWATRAHVPQHVFDVIDAMPKTARPMTQFAAAIVSMATESVFQKAYRSGVHKKYYWDFMYDDVMNLIARLPRIAAYIYRRCYYKDKHIEPDPRLDWAGNLAHMMGHDTDEVKRLMRLYMVIHADHEGGNVSAHTTHLVGSALSNPYYSLGAGMLGLAGPLHGYANQDVINWIFELIEELGTEEPTKEQLAGYVQRTLQSGRVVPGYGHAVLRVTDPRFTAQKEFADKYIKDDKLVDLVNNLYEVVPPILGSIGKISNPWPNVDAYSGALLYHYGIKEHSFYTVLFGVSRAMGVLASLVMDRLYGLPIERPSSYPLSWFKEQAEKE; encoded by the coding sequence ATGGAATACATCAAGAATAGGTTTTACGAAAAAACCAGCAAGTGCATTACGGAGTACCAAAAGCTGAAAGCTGAACACGGTGATAAAGTTCTCGCTAATGTAACCATTGGCCAGGTTTTAACCGGTATGAAAGGGATTCCGGCTTTAATTACCGACACTTCCAAGCTGGATGCGAACGAAGGGATTCGTTTTCGCGGATTCACGCTGGGTGAACTACGTGCAAAACTTCCGCGTCTCGACCCACAGGGAGAGCCGCTACCGGAAGGTTTGTTCTACCTGATGCTTTTAGGTGAAATACCGGAAGACGAAGACGTGGCCAACTTGTCGAAAGACTGGGCTACCAGAGCTCACGTTCCTCAGCACGTTTTCGATGTGATTGATGCGATGCCTAAGACGGCTCGCCCGATGACTCAGTTCGCCGCGGCAATCGTTTCCATGGCAACTGAATCGGTATTCCAAAAGGCTTATCGTTCGGGTGTTCACAAGAAGTACTACTGGGACTTTATGTACGACGATGTGATGAACCTGATCGCGCGTCTGCCTCGTATTGCTGCCTATATTTACAGAAGATGTTATTATAAAGACAAGCATATTGAGCCTGACCCAAGACTTGACTGGGCCGGTAACCTTGCCCACATGATGGGACACGACACCGATGAAGTAAAACGACTGATGCGTTTGTATATGGTTATCCATGCTGACCACGAAGGTGGTAACGTATCTGCTCACACGACTCACCTGGTAGGTTCGGCACTGAGTAACCCATACTACTCTTTGGGTGCTGGTATGCTCGGATTGGCTGGTCCGCTTCACGGATATGCCAACCAGGATGTAATCAACTGGATCTTCGAACTGATTGAGGAATTGGGAACAGAGGAACCAACCAAAGAACAACTGGCCGGGTATGTGCAAAGAACATTGCAGTCAGGACGTGTTGTTCCGGGTTACGGGCACGCGGTACTTCGTGTGACAGACCCTCGTTTCACTGCTCAAAAAGAGTTTGCTGACAAGTACATCAAAGATGACAAGTTAGTCGATCTTGTTAACAACCTGTATGAAGTTGTACCTCCGATTTTGGGTTCTATTGGTAAAATCAGCAATCCTTGGCCAAACGTTGATGCTTACTCAGGTGCTTTGCTTTACCACTACGGTATCAAAGAACACTCGTTCTACACTGTTTTATTCGGTGTTTCAAGAGCGATGGGTGTTTTGGCATCGCTTGTAATGGATCGTTTGTATGGCTTGCCAATCGAGCGTCCATCATCTTATCCGTTAAGCTGGTTCAAAGAACAAGCAGAAAAAGAATAA
- a CDS encoding Gfo/Idh/MocA family protein, which yields MSEIIRWGILSTAKIGVQKVIPAMQKSKLGKVTAICSRSLENAQKTAADLGIEKAYSSYEELLADPEIDAVYNPLPNHMHVEWTLKALQAGKHVLCEKPIGLNKAEALYLQTEASKFPDLKVMEAFMYRFHPQWQKVIELIHSGAIGSVKTVQSFFSYYNVDPANIRNNPEIGGGALMDIGCYCISFPRFVFGEEPLAVSGSMDLDPAMGTDRLTSGILQFSAGKSATFTCSTQLIPHQRAHIFGDQGQIVVEIPVNAPPTEATKITLITREKTEEILFEAVDQYTLQADAFACSVLDKKPVPTPLSDAIGNMAVIDAIKQSSETGKWVELK from the coding sequence ATGTCAGAAATCATTCGCTGGGGAATTTTGAGCACTGCCAAAATCGGCGTTCAGAAAGTCATTCCCGCCATGCAAAAAAGCAAATTGGGAAAGGTTACCGCGATCTGCTCCCGCAGCTTGGAAAATGCTCAAAAAACAGCCGCTGATTTAGGAATCGAAAAAGCCTATTCCAGTTACGAAGAGCTTCTTGCCGATCCGGAAATCGACGCTGTTTACAATCCGCTTCCAAACCATATGCATGTTGAATGGACGCTGAAAGCCTTGCAAGCCGGCAAGCACGTGCTCTGCGAAAAACCAATCGGCTTGAACAAAGCTGAAGCCCTTTATTTGCAAACCGAAGCTTCTAAATTTCCTGATCTAAAAGTGATGGAAGCGTTTATGTACCGCTTTCACCCGCAGTGGCAAAAGGTAATCGAGCTCATTCACTCCGGTGCAATTGGCAGTGTAAAGACCGTTCAATCCTTCTTTTCGTATTACAATGTTGATCCGGCAAACATCCGGAACAATCCTGAAATCGGCGGAGGTGCCTTAATGGACATCGGTTGTTACTGCATCTCTTTTCCGCGCTTCGTTTTCGGCGAAGAGCCTTTGGCAGTATCGGGTTCTATGGATCTGGATCCGGCAATGGGAACGGACCGACTGACATCGGGCATCCTGCAATTCAGTGCCGGAAAATCAGCTACATTTACCTGCTCGACCCAACTTATTCCACACCAACGGGCCCATATTTTTGGCGACCAGGGACAAATTGTTGTCGAGATTCCGGTCAATGCACCTCCAACTGAAGCAACAAAAATCACACTGATTACCAGAGAAAAAACAGAAGAGATTCTGTTTGAGGCAGTAGACCAATACACACTGCAGGCAGATGCTTTCGCCTGTTCCGTTTTAGACAAAAAACCAGTGCCAACACCGTTATCTGATGCTATCGGTAATATGGCTGTAATCGATGCAATTAAACAAAGTTCAGAAACCGGCAAATGGGTTGAATTGAAATAA